In Fibrobacterota bacterium, a single genomic region encodes these proteins:
- a CDS encoding anthranilate synthase component I family protein, whose translation MGFLLSARNARREMNAVKPPFDIAGDLDTPVSAFAKLGAFNPRFLLESVEGGERLARYSFIGFGQCLEVKLDAHGLQVGTAMLPRPKDKSELLDALRKALAAAPKPLPEMAGVPLAGGLVGYSSYDVVRWFERLPSKARDAHPVPDLHYVAPESMLVFDHLTRGIALLHAGTEAERQALRREVIRALRGGLPNHSTPPGGERYTPARGSLSRDEYMAGVRRTQEYIAAGDVYQLVLSSRFTGKHSLDPFEAYRALRLINPSPYMYYCRLGDVTVVGSSPEALVKVDAAGNAQLRPIAGTRPRADDPAADARHETELLADVKENAEHVMLVDLARNDLGRVARAGSVHVDPYRVIERYSHVMHIVSGVKGKLAAGRDAFDLFAATFPAGTLVGAPKVRAMEIIDELEPVRRGLYGGTIGYFGANGDMDQAITIRTLVFRGDEYSYQAGAGLVADSSPASEYDEVVAKSGAMARALLLAAEGL comes from the coding sequence TCGACACCCCGGTGTCGGCGTTCGCCAAACTGGGCGCCTTCAACCCGCGCTTCCTGCTGGAGAGCGTGGAGGGCGGCGAGCGACTCGCACGCTACTCCTTCATCGGTTTCGGCCAGTGCCTCGAGGTGAAGCTCGATGCGCACGGCCTCCAGGTCGGCACGGCGATGCTGCCGCGCCCGAAGGACAAGTCGGAGCTGCTCGACGCGCTGCGCAAGGCGCTCGCGGCCGCACCCAAGCCGCTGCCCGAGATGGCCGGCGTTCCGCTCGCGGGCGGCCTCGTCGGCTATTCGTCGTACGACGTCGTGCGCTGGTTCGAGCGCCTGCCGTCGAAGGCGCGCGATGCGCACCCGGTGCCCGACCTGCACTACGTCGCCCCGGAATCCATGCTGGTGTTCGACCACCTGACGCGCGGCATCGCGCTGCTGCATGCCGGCACCGAGGCCGAGCGCCAGGCGCTGCGCCGCGAGGTCATCCGGGCGCTGCGCGGCGGCCTGCCTAACCACTCGACGCCGCCCGGCGGCGAGCGGTATACGCCGGCCAGGGGCTCGCTGTCCCGCGACGAGTACATGGCGGGCGTGCGGCGTACGCAGGAATACATCGCGGCCGGCGACGTCTATCAGCTCGTGCTGTCCTCGCGCTTCACCGGGAAGCACTCGCTCGATCCGTTCGAGGCGTACCGCGCGCTGCGGCTCATCAATCCCTCTCCTTATATGTATTACTGCCGGCTCGGCGACGTCACGGTGGTCGGCTCGTCGCCCGAGGCGCTGGTCAAGGTCGACGCCGCGGGCAACGCCCAGCTGCGCCCGATCGCCGGCACGCGGCCGCGCGCGGACGATCCGGCGGCCGACGCGCGCCACGAGACCGAGCTGCTGGCCGACGTGAAGGAGAATGCCGAGCACGTGATGCTCGTCGATCTCGCGCGCAACGACCTGGGCCGCGTCGCGCGCGCCGGCAGCGTGCACGTGGACCCGTACCGCGTCATCGAGCGCTACAGCCACGTCATGCACATCGTGAGCGGTGTGAAAGGAAAGCTCGCCGCCGGCCGCGACGCCTTCGACCTGTTCGCGGCGACGTTCCCGGCGGGCACGCTGGTCGGCGCGCCGAAGGTGCGCGCAATGGAGATCATCGACGAGCTCGAGCCCGTGCGCCGCGGACTGTATGGCGGCACCATTGGCTACTTCGGTGCGAACGGCGACATGGACCAGGCGATCACGATCCGCACGCTGGTGTTCCGCGGCGACGAATACAGTTACCAGGCGGGCGCGGGGCTCGTGGCGGACAGCAGTCCCGCCAGCGAGTACGACGAAGTCGTCGCGAAGTCGGGCGCGATGGCGCGCGCGCTCTTGCTCGCGGCGGAGGGTCTATGA